One genomic region from Nitrosopumilus sp. encodes:
- a CDS encoding acylneuraminate cytidylyltransferase: MNFDIFIPVRLDSSRLPKKALLQISKIPILKILVDRLSNAKKIRNIVVCTTTLPSDDELVNFLQKNNIKYFRGSEKDILQRYLDAATTFNSDYIVNVDGDDIYTDPKSIDDIVEEYIKNKTDFIKISSVPLGLQSFGFPIHILKQICKNKNSDDTETGWIRFFTESNLISKGEAIQNLENQFPNNLRLSLDYPEDFEIAKEIFSSISKNFDLEELSIFLNNNSNILKAIRNTEDKWKNHWKTNLSDISTKTNEIK; this comes from the coding sequence ATGAATTTCGATATATTCATTCCTGTACGATTAGATAGTAGTAGATTACCTAAAAAAGCACTTTTACAAATATCAAAAATACCAATTCTTAAAATCTTGGTTGATAGATTATCAAATGCAAAAAAAATTAGAAACATTGTGGTGTGTACAACAACTTTACCATCCGATGATGAACTAGTGAATTTTTTACAAAAAAATAATATCAAATATTTCAGAGGTTCTGAAAAAGATATCCTACAAAGATATCTTGATGCAGCAACAACATTCAATTCTGATTATATTGTTAATGTAGATGGAGATGATATTTACACTGATCCTAAATCTATTGATGACATTGTTGAAGAATATATTAAAAATAAAACTGATTTTATTAAAATTTCATCCGTTCCATTGGGATTACAATCTTTTGGATTTCCTATACATATTTTAAAACAAATTTGTAAAAATAAAAATTCTGATGATACTGAAACTGGTTGGATCCGTTTTTTTACTGAATCAAATCTTATTTCAAAAGGCGAAGCTATACAAAATTTAGAAAACCAATTCCCAAACAATTTACGTCTATCATTGGATTATCCAGAAGATTTTGAAATAGCTAAAGAAATTTTTTCTAGTATTTCAAAAAATTTTGATTTAGAGGAACTTTCAATATTTCTAAATAATAATTCCAATATCTTAAAAGCAATTAGAAATACTGAAGATAAATGGAAAAATCACTGGAAAACTAATTTATCTGATATTTCTACAAAAACAAATGAAATAAAATGA
- a CDS encoding Gfo/Idh/MocA family oxidoreductase, producing MKFLIVGLGSMGNRRIRNLLKLNCKDIIGFDPKLDRITTVSKKFNIPTFLKIDDALREEPHVMIISTPPDLHKKYAELAIKNNLHFFMEVNMFSKDTLSIIKKLKNKNIIGAPSCTMQFHPVVKSLQKLIKKNSIGDILAIEHHTGQYLPSWHPWEKIDDFYVSKKETGGAREMVPVELVWLIHLFSNVKSVIGIQGKISSLPVDIDDFYHIFLEFKNKISCHLLIDVFSQPTFRETKIVGESGSILCDFFKNTISINNGKGWKTQKLLIGKYAKGYAKKIPESMYEEEIKAFINAIKGLKKYPHTLKNELNLLNILDAIEKSNKTGKKIETIFI from the coding sequence ATGAAATTTTTAATTGTCGGTCTAGGCTCAATGGGAAATAGAAGAATTAGAAATCTCCTCAAGTTAAATTGTAAAGATATCATTGGATTTGATCCTAAATTAGATAGAATTACAACTGTATCTAAAAAATTCAACATCCCTACATTTTTGAAAATTGATGATGCTTTAAGAGAGGAACCTCATGTGATGATTATCTCAACTCCTCCCGATTTACATAAAAAATATGCAGAATTAGCAATCAAAAATAATCTTCATTTTTTCATGGAAGTAAACATGTTTTCTAAAGATACATTATCTATTATTAAAAAATTAAAAAACAAAAATATCATTGGAGCTCCTTCATGTACAATGCAGTTTCACCCTGTTGTAAAATCACTACAAAAATTAATTAAAAAAAATTCAATTGGTGATATTTTAGCAATAGAACATCATACAGGTCAATATCTCCCTTCTTGGCATCCATGGGAAAAAATTGATGATTTCTATGTTTCAAAAAAAGAAACTGGGGGAGCTCGTGAAATGGTTCCAGTAGAATTAGTTTGGCTTATACATTTATTTTCAAATGTCAAATCTGTTATTGGAATTCAAGGAAAAATTTCTAGTCTGCCTGTAGATATTGATGATTTTTACCATATTTTTCTTGAATTCAAGAATAAAATCTCTTGCCATTTACTAATAGATGTCTTTTCTCAACCCACTTTTAGAGAAACAAAAATTGTTGGTGAATCTGGTTCCATACTGTGTGATTTTTTTAAAAATACTATATCTATCAATAATGGAAAAGGATGGAAAACTCAAAAATTATTGATTGGAAAATATGCCAAAGGTTATGCTAAGAAAATTCCTGAGTCAATGTATGAAGAAGAAATTAAAGCTTTCATCAATGCTATAAAGGGATTAAAAAAATATCCTCACACTCTTAAAAATGAATTAAATCTTCTCAATATTTTAGATGCAATTGAGAAAAGTAATAAAACTGGTAAAAAAATTGAAACAATTTTTATCTGA
- a CDS encoding methyltransferase domain-containing protein, which produces MNQHDEDILKDFLNLHWLRPEVGPECYFRSKSLDGIDFESPSIDISCGDGQFAFVHMGGKFHEDFDNFGSTLAKEFKHSEFVDIHDSFDENYAVKILKNADKQIDYGTDWKQNLLSKAEKLGLYKNLVLHDNNKTPLPFKDDFFKTIYSNSVYWVDPPQPLLSDIHRMLHPEGRAVLHLFTPFHLETLDELECFLSKEAIDILDRKKRETMKGLRKYNEWKKLIEEAGFKIEEVKNVHPGKLIIDMWNIGLRPIAHLLIQMSESLSDEQRKNIKKEWVDIFFKLFKPLLNLPETYSLENSPYLCFILKK; this is translated from the coding sequence GTGAATCAACATGATGAAGATATTCTAAAGGATTTTCTAAATCTTCATTGGTTAAGACCTGAAGTTGGCCCTGAGTGTTATTTTAGAAGTAAATCTCTTGATGGAATAGATTTTGAATCTCCCTCTATTGATATTTCCTGTGGTGATGGACAGTTTGCTTTTGTTCATATGGGAGGTAAATTTCATGAAGATTTTGATAATTTTGGTTCAACTCTTGCAAAAGAATTCAAACATTCTGAATTTGTAGACATTCATGATTCTTTTGATGAAAACTATGCAGTAAAAATTTTAAAAAATGCTGACAAACAAATTGATTATGGTACCGATTGGAAACAGAATTTACTTAGTAAAGCAGAAAAGTTAGGTCTATACAAAAATTTGGTGTTACATGATAATAATAAAACTCCTCTTCCATTTAAAGATGATTTTTTTAAAACAATTTACAGTAACTCTGTTTATTGGGTAGACCCACCACAACCTCTATTATCTGATATTCACAGAATGCTACATCCTGAAGGAAGAGCAGTTCTTCATTTGTTTACTCCATTTCATCTTGAAACTTTAGATGAATTGGAATGTTTTCTTTCAAAAGAAGCAATTGATATTCTAGATAGAAAAAAACGAGAAACTATGAAAGGTTTACGAAAATATAATGAATGGAAAAAGCTAATTGAAGAAGCAGGATTTAAAATTGAAGAAGTGAAAAATGTTCATCCTGGTAAATTAATTATTGATATGTGGAACATTGGACTAAGACCAATTGCTCATTTGCTAATTCAAATGTCTGAATCTTTATCTGATGAACAAAGAAAAAATATCAAAAAAGAATGGGTTGATATATTCTTTAAATTATTTAAACCTCTCTTGAACCTTCCTGAAACTTATTCACTAGAAAACTCACCTTATCTGTGTTTTATTCTAAAAAAATAG
- a CDS encoding N-acetylneuraminate synthase family protein, which translates to MKSLKISNFHIGTSFPVFIIAEAGINHNGSLTIAKKMVDVAKKAGVSCIKFQTHIADQEMIKTNIRPGKISRKTLWNIIKNCELSETEELKLQKYCKKEKILFLSTPFSIEAVQRLEKLRIPAYKIGSGELTNLPFLETVAKTGKPIILSTGMSTISEIRSAVKIFKKYKNLFALLQTTSTYPSDYSEIKLGMIEKLQDMFDVPVGLSDHSIGIYTAIASVAKGASIIEKHFTLDKKMSGPDQKISLDPSELNELVIGCNAVKQALGDSKFILKNEKPIRKFAEASIVTTKTIEKGEKFTLENIGTKRPGTGDLHANKFYEIIGKNAKKSIKPNKQLTWKDIV; encoded by the coding sequence TTGAAATCTCTAAAAATTTCCAATTTTCATATTGGTACTAGCTTTCCAGTTTTTATAATTGCAGAAGCTGGAATTAATCATAATGGTTCTTTAACAATAGCTAAAAAAATGGTTGATGTTGCCAAAAAAGCTGGCGTATCTTGTATTAAATTTCAAACCCATATTGCAGATCAAGAAATGATTAAAACTAATATTCGACCAGGAAAAATTTCAAGAAAAACTCTATGGAATATAATCAAAAATTGTGAATTATCTGAAACAGAAGAACTAAAACTTCAAAAATACTGTAAAAAAGAAAAAATTCTATTTTTATCTACCCCCTTTTCTATTGAGGCTGTTCAAAGACTTGAAAAACTTAGAATTCCTGCTTACAAAATAGGATCTGGGGAACTTACAAATTTACCTTTTCTTGAAACTGTAGCAAAAACTGGAAAACCAATAATATTATCAACTGGAATGTCAACTATTTCAGAAATTCGATCTGCTGTAAAAATTTTTAAAAAATACAAAAATTTATTTGCATTACTCCAAACTACATCTACATACCCTTCAGATTATTCCGAAATTAAATTGGGGATGATTGAAAAATTACAAGATATGTTTGATGTTCCTGTAGGTCTTTCAGATCATTCTATTGGAATCTATACTGCTATAGCTAGTGTCGCAAAAGGAGCATCTATAATCGAAAAGCATTTTACTCTAGATAAAAAAATGTCTGGACCAGATCAAAAAATTTCTTTGGATCCGTCTGAACTAAATGAATTGGTAATTGGGTGCAACGCAGTAAAACAAGCACTAGGAGATTCGAAATTTATTTTAAAAAATGAAAAACCAATACGAAAATTTGCTGAAGCATCAATTGTTACTACAAAAACAATTGAAAAGGGAGAAAAATTTACTTTAGAGAATATAGGCACAAAAAGACCCGGAACAGGTGATTTACACGCAAATAAATTCTATGAAATTATAGGTAAAAACGCTAAAAAATCTATTAAACCAAATAAACAATTAACTTGGAAAGATATAGTTTGA
- the neuC gene encoding UDP-N-acetylglucosamine 2-epimerase yields the protein MKKKILIVTERRADYSKFRPILKKITKSSKLDYCLVVTGSHLLSSHGKTINEIKNDGFKISYKFSMYPKYFTGTNSEMVESFGRAILKITEIVKIEKPNLILAGFDIGANFAAAIVGSHMNIHVAHIEGGDITGTIDESIRHATSKFSHIHFTSNKIASTRLQKMGENKKFIFTVGSTGLDNILRTQKLTIENLSQEFKIDFSSPFIVVLQHTVTTEVNNVDKNFLKTLKAISELKIQALLIHGNADAGSQKLSKLIQNSSIQHIKTIQNNKYVNLLFHASALVGNSSSGIIETPFLKIPSVNIGTRQQGRLKSFSVIDVNYNKNEIKKAIKKAVFDKNFKNKVKKSTSLYGDGNSASKIVKILETLDLSKIPIQKTLSY from the coding sequence TTGAAGAAAAAAATTCTTATTGTTACTGAAAGGCGAGCAGATTATTCAAAATTTCGACCAATTTTAAAAAAAATAACCAAATCGTCCAAACTTGATTATTGTCTTGTTGTCACAGGCAGTCATCTTTTGTCAAGTCATGGAAAAACAATTAATGAAATAAAAAATGATGGTTTCAAAATTTCTTATAAATTTTCAATGTATCCAAAATATTTTACAGGAACTAATTCGGAAATGGTTGAAAGTTTTGGTCGAGCAATTTTAAAAATAACTGAAATAGTGAAAATAGAAAAACCTAATTTAATTTTAGCTGGTTTTGATATAGGTGCAAATTTTGCGGCAGCTATTGTTGGTTCACATATGAATATTCATGTTGCACACATTGAAGGTGGTGATATTACTGGTACTATCGATGAATCAATAAGACATGCAACATCAAAATTTTCACATATTCATTTTACATCAAATAAAATTGCCTCAACTAGATTACAAAAAATGGGAGAAAATAAGAAATTCATTTTTACTGTTGGAAGTACAGGATTAGACAATATTCTTCGAACACAAAAACTAACAATTGAGAATTTGTCTCAAGAATTCAAAATTGATTTTTCTTCTCCATTTATAGTAGTTTTACAACACACAGTTACTACAGAAGTTAATAATGTCGATAAAAATTTCTTGAAAACATTAAAAGCAATTTCTGAATTAAAAATTCAAGCGTTACTTATACATGGAAATGCTGATGCTGGTTCTCAAAAACTTTCTAAATTAATACAAAATTCTTCAATTCAACATATCAAAACAATTCAAAATAACAAATATGTTAATCTCTTATTTCATGCATCTGCATTAGTTGGAAATTCAAGTAGTGGAATTATTGAAACACCTTTCTTAAAAATTCCTTCAGTAAATATTGGTACTCGTCAACAAGGAAGATTAAAGTCATTTAGTGTGATTGATGTAAACTATAACAAAAATGAAATAAAAAAAGCCATCAAAAAGGCTGTTTTTGACAAAAATTTTAAAAATAAAGTAAAAAAATCTACTAGTCTTTATGGAGATGGTAATAGTGCATCAAAAATTGTCAAAATATTGGAAACACTCGATCTATCTAAAATACCTATTCAGAAGACATTATCATATTGA
- a CDS encoding sulfatase-like hydrolase/transferase, with product MKPNIILILIDSMRADKCFNNKNIQTPNIDLLIKKGIYFKNGFSSSDYTITGYGSIFTGKYPINAGKDGMSYHKIFSDSSNFITILQNNGYHTFATMDSGLTEIGFDVNFENEDKGYDRTSTNLHEGLDKQILDKIKSFSEPWFYLIHLDDLHIPIRVPKEYTDKNYSERYDVIVEKIDSFLGKLIETLDLKNTLIILTSDHGDYLLSEDLPKHESSLKSKLRSKLPNSTYNYLSSIKRGTKHKIKEFQTHDPLEKRTLQTRTAKERYLFDDLIHVPILFSGCGVDSIGPVDDLVRSVDIFPTLMDLLKIPINLKEIDGKSLVPIFSGKSVDISTVYLENTIFETDTKNPQATVGIRTLKYKYFRSLEDPSKKIHLFNLEEDILEEKNIALENSNLVSKMESDLMDLRNKLQKRFEKPSMSVEETKKVEDELKKLGYV from the coding sequence ATGAAGCCAAACATAATTTTAATTTTAATTGATTCAATGCGGGCAGACAAATGCTTTAACAACAAAAATATCCAAACACCAAATATTGATTTATTAATAAAAAAAGGGATTTATTTTAAAAATGGATTTAGCTCTTCTGATTACACAATTACTGGATATGGAAGTATCTTTACTGGAAAATACCCAATAAATGCTGGTAAAGATGGAATGAGTTATCATAAAATTTTTTCAGATTCCTCAAATTTCATTACAATTTTACAGAATAATGGATATCATACTTTTGCAACAATGGATTCAGGTTTAACTGAAATTGGATTTGATGTAAACTTTGAAAATGAAGATAAAGGCTATGACCGTACTTCCACTAATCTTCATGAAGGCTTGGATAAACAAATTTTAGACAAGATCAAGTCATTTTCAGAACCATGGTTTTATTTAATCCATTTAGATGATTTACATATTCCAATTAGAGTTCCTAAAGAATACACTGACAAAAATTATTCTGAACGTTATGATGTGATTGTAGAAAAGATTGATTCTTTTTTAGGAAAATTGATTGAAACTCTTGATTTAAAAAACACATTGATAATTTTAACATCTGATCATGGTGATTATTTATTATCTGAAGATTTACCTAAACACGAATCTTCTTTAAAATCTAAACTTCGATCAAAATTACCTAATTCAACTTACAATTATCTTTCTTCAATAAAACGCGGGACAAAACATAAAATCAAAGAATTTCAAACACACGATCCTTTAGAAAAACGAACGCTTCAAACAAGAACTGCCAAAGAACGATATTTGTTTGATGATTTAATTCACGTTCCAATTTTATTTTCAGGATGTGGTGTTGATTCTATTGGCCCTGTTGATGATCTTGTCAGAAGTGTAGATATTTTTCCTACTTTAATGGATTTATTGAAAATTCCAATCAATCTAAAGGAAATCGATGGGAAAAGTCTTGTACCAATTTTTAGTGGCAAATCAGTAGACATTTCCACAGTATATCTGGAAAATACTATTTTTGAAACCGATACAAAGAATCCTCAAGCAACTGTTGGAATTCGAACATTGAAATACAAATATTTTAGAAGTTTGGAAGATCCTTCTAAAAAAATCCACTTATTCAATTTAGAAGAGGATATTTTGGAAGAAAAAAATATTGCATTAGAAAATTCAAACCTTGTAAGCAAAATGGAATCTGACCTTATGGATTTACGTAACAAACTGCAAAAACGCTTTGAAAAACCATCCATGAGTGTTGAAGAAACAAAAAAGGTTGAAGATGAACTTAAAAAATTGGGATACGTATAA
- a CDS encoding sulfatase-like hydrolase/transferase has product MKRNLIILMIDGGRLDYSLKSPTFISIKKNSICLSQPITYGPHTIAAMHAVFSGSYGTRTGTNSYWSTYNFKKNKFKTISEYLHDENYYTKADVVNDLVIPKQGLDEFLIHDELNDNLTLRHQKFLQEMKIKNDIGQNFFLYLQYSNIHTGIMNEVLKVYNNFSEDYFNSKEKNKERYQSLFESAEKYLTEILKTIDDLELSKNSMILIMSDHGISIGEKIGERAYGAFCYDYTLRTFAYFLTPDLPNLEISQQVRTIDFMPTILDYFGISLDLNYEKIDGESLLPLFGGKSLPEKIAFSETGNPLQDTKPPKEPNIKSVRTSEWKLIFNEYNETRELYDLVHDPHETNNLSGNNLEIETVLFEKLQILSDGKI; this is encoded by the coding sequence ATGAAAAGAAATCTTATAATTTTGATGATTGATGGAGGACGATTAGATTATTCGTTAAAATCACCTACTTTTATATCTATTAAAAAAAATTCAATTTGCCTTTCTCAACCAATCACATATGGTCCACATACAATTGCTGCAATGCATGCGGTTTTCAGTGGTTCTTATGGGACTAGAACAGGTACAAACAGCTATTGGTCAACTTATAATTTTAAAAAAAATAAATTCAAAACAATTTCTGAATATCTACATGATGAGAATTATTATACAAAAGCTGATGTTGTAAACGATTTAGTTATTCCAAAACAAGGGTTGGATGAATTTTTAATTCATGATGAATTAAATGATAATCTTACATTAAGACATCAAAAATTTCTTCAAGAAATGAAAATAAAAAATGATATTGGACAAAATTTCTTTCTTTATTTACAGTATAGTAATATTCATACTGGAATTATGAATGAAGTTTTAAAAGTTTACAATAATTTTAGTGAAGATTATTTTAACAGTAAAGAAAAAAACAAAGAAAGATATCAATCTCTTTTTGAAAGTGCAGAAAAATATCTAACAGAAATTTTAAAAACCATTGATGATTTAGAACTCTCAAAAAATTCTATGATACTAATTATGTCCGATCATGGGATTAGTATTGGCGAAAAAATTGGTGAAAGAGCATATGGAGCTTTTTGTTATGATTATACATTGAGAACATTTGCATATTTTCTGACGCCTGATTTGCCAAATTTAGAAATTAGTCAACAAGTGAGAACTATTGATTTCATGCCTACCATTCTAGATTACTTTGGAATTTCTTTAGATCTAAATTATGAAAAAATTGATGGCGAATCACTTTTGCCATTATTTGGAGGAAAATCCCTTCCAGAAAAAATTGCTTTTTCTGAAACAGGAAATCCACTTCAAGATACAAAACCTCCTAAAGAACCAAATATAAAATCTGTAAGAACTTCAGAGTGGAAATTAATATTTAATGAATATAATGAAACCAGAGAATTATATGATTTGGTTCATGATCCACATGAAACAAACAATCTTTCAGGAAATAACTTAGAAATTGAAACCGTTTTATTTGAAAAACTTCAAATTTTAAGTGATGGAAAAATTTAA
- a CDS encoding NTP transferase domain-containing protein: MRVIIIAAGYASRLGDITKTTPKGLLDINGKTILERQISLFKKNQINEIIIITGPHKNFGIENILYLNDDNYAEHDVLGSLMAAKDKIEGKILTSYSDILFEESILKEILSFSGDIGIPIDLNWEKSYEGRTQHPKSEADNVLIRNDKIIKIKKNIEKTNDEDVIGEFLGPMILSEKGSKLFVDTFMKIQKNHVGKFHNAPSFKKAYLTDMLQELIDLNIDVKPIFIEGNWCEIDTPQDLEKARKLFS; this comes from the coding sequence ATGAGAGTAATTATTATTGCAGCCGGTTATGCAAGTAGATTAGGAGATATTACTAAAACAACTCCAAAGGGATTGTTAGATATTAACGGAAAAACAATTTTAGAGAGACAAATTTCACTATTTAAAAAAAATCAAATTAATGAAATTATCATAATTACAGGACCACACAAAAATTTTGGAATTGAAAATATCTTATATCTTAATGATGATAATTATGCAGAACATGATGTTTTGGGTAGCTTAATGGCTGCAAAGGACAAAATTGAGGGTAAGATTTTAACATCATATTCAGACATTCTGTTTGAAGAATCAATATTAAAAGAGATACTAAGTTTTTCTGGAGATATAGGAATTCCAATAGATCTTAATTGGGAAAAATCCTATGAAGGTAGAACTCAACATCCTAAATCTGAAGCTGATAATGTGTTAATAAGAAATGATAAAATCATTAAAATTAAAAAAAATATAGAAAAAACAAATGATGAAGATGTAATTGGAGAATTTTTAGGTCCAATGATTCTTTCAGAAAAAGGTTCAAAGTTATTTGTAGATACATTTATGAAAATTCAAAAAAATCATGTAGGAAAATTTCATAATGCACCATCATTCAAGAAAGCATATCTTACAGACATGCTTCAAGAATTAATTGATTTGAACATTGATGTTAAGCCAATTTTCATAGAAGGAAATTGGTGTGAAATTGATACTCCTCAAGATTTAGAAAAAGCTAGAAAGTTATTTAGTTAA
- a CDS encoding thiamine pyrophosphate-dependent enzyme, with the protein MIRKEAIEIIGKFCKNNPIVSANGFISRDLYDTCEKKSNFYMIGSMGLASSIGLGIALTRSKKKIYVFDGDGNILMNLGSLTTIGKMSPKNLIHVIFDNSIHESTGGQPTHTSTIKIEKIAKACGYTVYKTSSKEKLIEILNKKLKIKSPIMILIKIQPSKIVSSRVMYKPTEIKKRFMKAI; encoded by the coding sequence ATGATTAGAAAAGAAGCAATTGAAATCATTGGAAAGTTTTGTAAAAACAATCCAATTGTTTCTGCAAATGGATTCATTAGCAGAGATCTATATGATACATGTGAAAAGAAATCTAATTTCTATATGATAGGTTCAATGGGGCTTGCATCATCAATTGGTTTAGGAATTGCTTTGACAAGATCTAAAAAAAAGATCTACGTATTTGATGGAGATGGTAATATCTTAATGAATTTAGGTTCATTAACCACCATTGGAAAAATGTCTCCAAAAAATTTAATCCATGTAATTTTTGACAATTCAATACATGAATCAACTGGAGGACAACCCACACACACATCAACAATAAAAATTGAAAAAATCGCTAAAGCTTGTGGATATACAGTATATAAAACAAGTTCAAAAGAAAAATTAATTGAAATATTAAATAAAAAATTAAAAATCAAATCGCCAATAATGATTTTGATTAAAATTCAACCAAGTAAAATTGTTAGTTCTAGAGTAATGTACAAACCAACAGAAATTAAAAAAAGGTTCATGAAAGCAATTTAG
- a CDS encoding thiamine pyrophosphate-binding protein, giving the protein MNEKSQRSMFKFLKKIGIKNFVGVPDSTMKHFINQGLEKNEIIITTREEEAIGIATGMSLVKSQSLVFMQNAGFGNSISTITSLVQLYKIPIIFLIGWRGYLPTDAPEHTKLGKIQPELIKSLKLKSRILTESNWKESCKWAKSQIKSENPCVLIIKREFHD; this is encoded by the coding sequence ATGAATGAAAAATCACAAAGATCAATGTTTAAATTTTTGAAGAAAATTGGAATAAAGAATTTTGTAGGAGTCCCAGATTCTACTATGAAACATTTTATCAACCAAGGACTTGAAAAAAATGAGATAATTATAACAACTAGAGAAGAAGAGGCTATAGGAATTGCCACAGGTATGTCTTTAGTTAAGAGCCAATCGCTAGTTTTTATGCAAAATGCAGGTTTTGGAAATTCAATAAGTACTATAACTTCACTAGTACAATTGTATAAGATTCCAATAATTTTTCTTATCGGATGGAGAGGCTACCTTCCAACCGATGCCCCAGAGCATACAAAACTAGGAAAAATTCAGCCAGAATTGATTAAAAGTTTAAAATTGAAATCAAGAATTCTTACTGAGTCAAATTGGAAAGAATCATGCAAATGGGCAAAATCACAAATAAAATCTGAAAATCCATGTGTCTTAATAATTAAAAGGGAATTTCATGATTAG
- a CDS encoding isocitrate lyase/phosphoenolpyruvate mutase family protein, whose product MNSSSNSLRKKLAEQSIVKVGGAFDAMSAKLVEIHGFDAVWAGSFAISATHALPDASILTMTEFLHAASNMAESCNIPIIADCDTGFGGPSNVGHMVKKYEKAGIAAVSIEDKVFPKQNSLLEDGTQELLPEKDFVAKIIAGKDAKISNDFMIIARVEALIAGLGIDEAIKRATAYEKAGADAILIHSKKNTPQEIFEFSKKWEGNIPLISIPTSYPNVTTDELISNNFKMVIYANHTLRVSYLAMSKLLEDISKTNSLSKVEQEMSSMEEIFQLQEMYNIKKQEKEIEENLKKLGYVK is encoded by the coding sequence ATGAATTCTAGTTCTAATAGTTTAAGAAAAAAATTAGCAGAACAATCCATTGTTAAAGTAGGAGGCGCATTTGACGCCATGTCTGCCAAACTAGTAGAAATTCATGGTTTTGATGCAGTTTGGGCTGGAAGCTTTGCCATTTCCGCCACTCATGCACTTCCTGATGCAAGCATTCTAACGATGACAGAATTTTTACATGCTGCATCCAATATGGCTGAATCATGTAATATTCCCATTATTGCAGATTGTGATACGGGTTTTGGTGGACCTAGTAATGTTGGTCACATGGTAAAAAAATATGAAAAAGCAGGAATTGCAGCTGTTAGCATCGAAGATAAAGTATTTCCAAAACAAAATAGCTTATTAGAAGATGGAACTCAAGAACTTTTACCGGAAAAGGATTTTGTTGCAAAAATCATTGCAGGAAAGGATGCAAAAATTTCGAATGATTTTATGATTATTGCTAGAGTAGAGGCTTTAATTGCAGGTTTAGGAATAGATGAAGCAATAAAACGTGCAACTGCATATGAAAAAGCTGGTGCTGATGCTATTCTCATTCATTCAAAAAAGAACACACCACAAGAAATTTTTGAGTTTAGTAAAAAATGGGAAGGAAATATTCCCTTAATTTCAATCCCAACATCATATCCTAATGTAACAACTGATGAATTGATTTCAAATAATTTCAAAATGGTAATATATGCAAATCATACTCTTCGTGTTTCATATTTAGCGATGTCAAAACTTTTGGAAGATATTTCGAAAACAAATAGCTTATCCAAAGTGGAACAAGAAATGTCATCTATGGAAGAGATTTTTCAGTTGCAAGAAATGTACAATATTAAAAAACAGGAAAAAGAAATTGAAGAAAATCTTAAAAAACTTGGATATGTAAAATGA